One Streptococcus gallolyticus subsp. gallolyticus DSM 16831 DNA window includes the following coding sequences:
- the asnS gene encoding asparagine--tRNA ligase, whose product MSKDYVSIIDVKDHVGEEVTIGAWVANKSGKGKIAFLQLRDGTAFFQAVAFKPNFIEKFGEEEGTEKFNTIKHLNQETSILITGIVKEDSRSKFGYELDVTDLEIVGHSEDYPITPKEHGTDFLMDHRHLWLRSRKQMAIMQVRNAIIYATYEFFDKNGFIKFDSPILSGNAAEDSTELFETDYFGTPAYLSQSGQLYLEAGAMALGRVFDFGPVFRAEKSKTRRHLTEFWMMDAEYSFLSHEESLDLQEAYVKALIQGVLDRAPQALEILERDVDLLKKYIAEPFKRVSYDDAISLLQEHENDEDADYEHLEHGDDFGSPHETWISNYFGVPTFVINYPASFKAFYMKPVPGNPERVLCADLLAPEGYGEIIGGSVREDDYDALVAKMDALEMDKSEYEFYLDLRKYGSVPHAGFGIGIERMVTFVAGTKHIREAIPFPRMLHRIKP is encoded by the coding sequence ATGTCTAAAGATTACGTATCTATTATTGATGTTAAAGACCATGTTGGTGAAGAAGTTACAATCGGTGCTTGGGTTGCCAACAAATCAGGAAAAGGAAAAATTGCCTTCCTACAACTTCGTGACGGAACAGCATTCTTCCAAGCTGTTGCTTTCAAACCAAACTTCATCGAAAAATTTGGTGAAGAAGAAGGAACTGAAAAATTCAATACTATCAAACACCTTAACCAAGAAACTTCTATCCTTATCACAGGTATTGTCAAAGAAGATTCTCGTTCAAAATTTGGTTATGAGCTTGATGTGACAGACCTTGAAATTGTTGGTCATTCAGAAGATTACCCAATCACTCCAAAAGAACATGGTACAGATTTCCTAATGGATCACCGTCACTTGTGGTTGCGTTCACGCAAACAAATGGCTATCATGCAAGTTCGTAATGCAATTATCTATGCAACTTATGAATTCTTTGATAAAAATGGCTTCATCAAATTTGATAGCCCAATCTTGTCTGGAAATGCGGCTGAAGATTCAACAGAATTGTTTGAAACAGATTACTTTGGTACACCTGCTTACTTGAGCCAATCAGGACAATTGTACCTTGAAGCTGGTGCTATGGCGCTTGGTCGTGTCTTTGACTTCGGTCCTGTTTTCCGTGCTGAAAAATCAAAAACTCGCCGTCACTTGACTGAGTTCTGGATGATGGATGCTGAATATTCATTCCTTTCACACGAAGAATCTCTTGATCTTCAAGAAGCTTACGTTAAAGCTCTTATCCAAGGTGTTCTTGACCGTGCTCCACAAGCCCTTGAAATCTTGGAACGTGACGTTGATTTGCTTAAAAAATACATTGCAGAACCATTCAAACGTGTTTCTTACGATGATGCTATCTCGCTTCTTCAAGAACATGAAAATGACGAAGACGCTGATTACGAACACCTAGAACACGGTGATGACTTCGGTTCACCACATGAAACTTGGATTTCAAACTATTTTGGTGTTCCAACATTCGTTATCAATTATCCTGCAAGCTTCAAAGCTTTCTATATGAAGCCAGTTCCTGGTAATCCAGAACGCGTTTTGTGTGCTGACCTTCTTGCACCAGAAGGTTACGGTGAAATCATCGGTGGTTCAGTCCGTGAAGATGATTACGATGCTCTTGTGGCTAAAATGGATGCCCTTGAAATGGATAAATCAGAATACGAATTCTACCTTGACCTTCGTAAATATGGTTCAGTACCACACGCTGGATTTGGTATCGGTATCGAACGTATGGTAACATTCGTGGCTGGAACAAAACACATCCGTGAAGCCATTCCATTCCCACGTATGCTACACCGTATTAAACCTTAG
- a CDS encoding pyridoxal phosphate-dependent aminotransferase: protein MTNLSNRVLNMEESVTLAASARAKALKAEGRDILSLTLGEPDFVTPKNIQDAAIEAIQNGKASFYTVASGLPELKDAINSYMEKFYGYSINRNQVVVATGAKFILYTFFTTVLNPGDEVIIPTPCWVSYVDQVKMVDGVPVTVATTESNHFKATVEQLEAARTEKTKVLLLNSPSNPTGMIYTRDELEAIGNWAVEHNILILADDIYGRLVYNGNEFTPISSISEAIRKQTVVVNGVSKTYAMTGWRVGFAVAEEEIISGMAKVISQTTSNLTAVSQYAAIEALTGPQDSIETMRQAFEERLNTIYPLLNEVPGFEVIKPQGAFYLFPNVKKAMEMKGYTDVTAFTTAILEEVGVALVTGAGFGAPENVRLSYATDLDTLKDAVNRLKAFMEK from the coding sequence ATGACAAACTTATCAAATCGCGTGTTGAACATGGAAGAAAGTGTGACACTAGCAGCAAGTGCGCGTGCTAAAGCCTTAAAAGCAGAAGGTCGTGATATTTTATCACTTACTTTGGGAGAACCTGATTTTGTAACTCCTAAAAATATCCAAGATGCAGCTATTGAGGCAATTCAAAATGGTAAAGCAAGCTTTTACACAGTTGCTTCAGGACTACCTGAATTAAAAGATGCTATTAATAGCTATATGGAAAAATTCTATGGCTATTCAATCAATCGTAATCAAGTGGTTGTGGCAACAGGTGCGAAATTTATCCTTTATACTTTCTTTACAACTGTTCTTAATCCAGGCGATGAAGTCATTATCCCAACACCATGCTGGGTGTCTTATGTTGACCAAGTCAAAATGGTTGATGGTGTGCCAGTAACTGTTGCGACAACTGAAAGCAATCATTTCAAAGCGACCGTCGAACAACTTGAAGCAGCTCGTACAGAAAAAACAAAAGTTCTCTTGTTAAATTCGCCGTCTAATCCAACAGGTATGATTTACACACGTGATGAATTGGAAGCTATCGGAAATTGGGCAGTAGAACACAACATTCTAATTCTTGCTGACGATATTTATGGACGTTTGGTTTATAACGGTAATGAGTTTACACCAATCTCAAGTATTTCAGAAGCTATCAGAAAACAAACTGTTGTGGTTAACGGTGTTTCAAAAACTTATGCCATGACAGGTTGGCGTGTTGGTTTTGCGGTTGCTGAAGAAGAAATTATTTCAGGAATGGCAAAAGTTATCAGCCAAACAACCTCAAATTTGACAGCCGTTTCTCAATATGCAGCCATTGAAGCTCTTACTGGTCCACAAGATTCTATTGAGACAATGCGTCAAGCTTTCGAAGAACGCCTTAATACTATCTATCCATTGCTTAATGAAGTTCCTGGATTTGAAGTGATTAAACCACAAGGGGCATTCTACCTTTTCCCTAACGTGAAAAAAGCGATGGAAATGAAAGGCTATACAGATGTCACAGCATTTACAACAGCTATTCTTGAAGAAGTAGGTGTTGCTCTTGTCACTGGTGCAGGTTTTGGTGCTCCTGAAAATGTTCGTTTGAGCTATGCCACTGACTTAGACACTTTGAAAGACGCTGTTAATCGTTTGAAAGCCTTTATGGAAAAATAA
- a CDS encoding AraC family transcriptional regulator, translating into MNLETFLLKETEHEKQQKSLGFIPDLKDTQIIDGIMQLPNALFFNNKDIYISKHNRYADYPEHSHQFLELNFMFKGTCHQVINGKDFTLQEGDILLMDSGSRHSISALEKEDILINILFQNSNVSLEWLTQLQGQNSLIYQLLLANSTTHHHSNYLILSTKNNKHVQHIIQQMMTEYFMPHDFSQQIISQYLPILFYELARNLRQIDHSQKIELEETPYLQVLRLIDKHYQDLTLASLAQELNFNKNYLSNLIKEKSGKTFTELITQQKLMKAKLLLQSTRMPIYEIAQSVGFSNKTYFYDKYRAYFGHSPRDDRQV; encoded by the coding sequence ATGAATCTTGAAACATTTTTATTAAAAGAAACAGAACATGAAAAACAGCAAAAAAGCCTGGGATTTATTCCAGACTTAAAAGATACTCAAATCATCGATGGAATCATGCAACTACCAAATGCTTTATTCTTTAACAATAAAGATATCTATATTTCCAAACACAATCGCTATGCTGACTACCCCGAACATTCTCATCAATTTTTAGAACTCAATTTTATGTTTAAAGGAACTTGCCATCAGGTCATTAATGGAAAAGACTTTACTTTGCAGGAAGGCGATATATTGCTAATGGATTCTGGTAGTAGACATTCCATTTCAGCACTCGAAAAAGAGGATATTTTGATTAACATTCTCTTTCAAAATAGCAACGTTTCACTAGAGTGGTTAACACAACTTCAAGGTCAAAATAGCTTAATCTACCAGCTGTTATTAGCTAATTCAACAACTCATCACCATTCAAATTATCTCATTTTATCAACTAAAAATAACAAGCATGTGCAACACATTATTCAACAAATGATGACTGAGTATTTTATGCCACATGATTTTTCACAACAAATCATTAGTCAATATCTACCGATTTTATTCTATGAATTGGCTAGAAATCTCAGACAAATTGACCATAGCCAAAAAATTGAACTTGAAGAAACACCCTATTTACAGGTACTACGTTTAATTGATAAACATTATCAAGATTTAACACTAGCTAGCTTAGCACAAGAATTGAACTTCAATAAAAACTACCTTAGTAATCTTATCAAAGAGAAGTCAGGAAAAACCTTTACCGAACTCATTACTCAACAAAAATTGATGAAAGCTAAGCTACTTCTTCAATCCACTCGTATGCCAATTTACGAAATTGCACAGAGTGTTGGATTTTCAAACAAAACCTACTTTTACGATAAATACCGTGCTTACTTTGGGCACTCTCCAAGAGATGATAGACAGGTATAA
- the rhaB gene encoding rhamnulokinase, which translates to MTYHVAIDIGASSGRVILANREDKLEISEIHRFKNGFTKNNGHERWNINHLIDEILLGLEKIKACGVKTCTIGIDTWAVDYVLLDENGELLAEPVAYRDARTQGMMQKVFEKISKNNVYQKTGIQFLNFNTLYQLCAEDSDLLAKAQTILMVPDYIAYRLTGKKVGEVTNGSTTQYLNIHSRDYDKELLDVAGVDLDKFPDLIETGEIIGNLSSELYATYDLPEAKVVAVATHDTASAVVGVPATSENWAYLSSGTWSLIGVENQEPILSQKAFEENYTNEWGAYKTYRFLKNITGMWTVQEIARMLDYRYTFAEMAEQAYQVEPFLQYVNLNDDRFINPNNMITEIQDYCRESGQIVPETVGELVMCVYSNLALAYAHEWTILENLIGHKLDVLHIVGGGSNVKLLNQLTADVIGKPVIAGPGEATAFGNIMVQMITSGELQDLKEARLWLSEHQSLECYEPRPIADRDHLEIYKKTVFN; encoded by the coding sequence ATGACTTATCATGTAGCGATTGATATTGGTGCTTCAAGTGGACGTGTGATTCTTGCAAATAGGGAAGATAAGCTTGAAATTAGTGAAATCCATCGTTTTAAAAATGGCTTTACAAAGAATAATGGTCATGAGCGATGGAATATTAATCATTTAATTGATGAGATTTTACTTGGTCTTGAAAAAATAAAAGCGTGTGGTGTTAAAACCTGTACAATTGGTATTGATACATGGGCCGTTGACTATGTTCTTTTAGATGAAAATGGGGAATTGTTAGCTGAACCTGTGGCTTACCGTGATGCACGAACACAAGGAATGATGCAAAAAGTTTTTGAAAAAATTTCTAAAAATAACGTCTATCAAAAAACGGGTATCCAATTTTTGAATTTTAACACTTTGTATCAATTGTGTGCCGAGGATAGCGACTTACTTGCTAAAGCCCAAACAATTCTTATGGTACCAGATTATATTGCCTATCGTTTAACTGGGAAAAAAGTTGGAGAAGTTACAAATGGATCAACCACTCAGTATTTGAATATTCATAGCCGTGATTATGATAAGGAACTACTTGATGTTGCTGGAGTTGATTTAGATAAATTTCCAGATTTGATAGAAACAGGTGAAATTATTGGAAATCTATCTTCTGAACTTTACGCAACTTATGATTTACCAGAAGCTAAGGTAGTTGCTGTTGCAACGCATGATACAGCTTCAGCAGTGGTTGGAGTGCCAGCTACCAGTGAGAACTGGGCATATCTTTCAAGTGGAACATGGTCTTTGATTGGTGTTGAAAATCAAGAGCCAATATTAAGTCAGAAGGCATTTGAAGAAAATTACACAAATGAGTGGGGAGCCTATAAGACTTACCGTTTCTTAAAAAATATTACTGGCATGTGGACAGTGCAAGAAATTGCGCGTATGCTTGATTATCGATACACTTTTGCAGAAATGGCAGAGCAAGCATATCAAGTTGAGCCATTTTTACAATATGTGAATTTAAACGATGACCGTTTCATTAATCCGAATAATATGATTACAGAAATTCAAGATTATTGTCGTGAAAGTGGACAAATTGTTCCTGAAACAGTTGGTGAACTAGTCATGTGTGTGTATTCAAATCTAGCACTTGCTTATGCACACGAATGGACAATTCTTGAAAACTTGATTGGACATAAATTGGATGTACTTCATATCGTCGGTGGTGGTAGCAACGTGAAATTGCTCAATCAATTAACCGCAGATGTTATTGGAAAGCCTGTTATTGCAGGACCTGGCGAAGCTACAGCATTTGGAAATATCATGGTTCAGATGATAACTTCAGGAGAATTGCAAGACTTGAAAGAAGCACGATTATGGTTGAGTGAACATCAATCATTGGAATGCTACGAACCACGTCCAATTGCTGACCGTGACCATTTAGAAATTTATAAAAAAACAGTATTTAATTAA
- a CDS encoding family 78 glycoside hydrolase catalytic domain, protein MRNTRESWHGKWISTDFATVSQEPEFTLEEMFSGKIKLQEPIEERLNPSIYFKKIFEVSKLVRKARLIITCQGIYQAYLNGKKVTEAIFTPDYTDYNDFLMYQTYDVTGLLVEGMNTLAIEVADGWFAGRISVQGGSIQFGNQLALLADLEIDLVDGEKEVIGTDESFTSGTGKHCYADIQIGEKQDFRLDSNWKTSYENLSGKVFEIEADYARLAPQEGPQVYRKQFLAPKKIWHESEDIIVDFGQVIAGRVRLELALEKDQEVILEHAEVLNEEGKFFKNIIGRNKDATDIFVGNGKKEIMEPDFTFHGFRYVKITGLKEIPTNAIQAVAIYSDLPETGYFLTNDSLVNQLLSNILWSQRGNMLSIPTDCPQRERVGWTGDMQVFAPSSTFYMDTNAFIRRWLRSLRINQRRNGEILDYSPAPADAQKSVAFTGSYSSAGWGDAIIMVPWTLYERYGDITVLEENYDAMLKWFDFERKSAARGKKGEACYIWDTKFHYGDWMFPSFMMDNPNPMKTAEVTKDIVATMFLAHSAELLANISEIIGKDVKPFKDYCQKVKTAFSHYFITTKNQLCSDFQGCYVLALAFHMIPEHIKSDFVTRLVEKIHENGDRLDTGFLSIPYLLDVLCENGYQELAKTIFFQDACPSWFYEVKQGATTIWESWAGIHPDGKVGAFSFNHYAFGCVLDWMIRETVGLHIRKSGYRAITIKPSVEIVENFNFNFKSPQGSISIIKVGKDWKITVPKAIDMIVDLSKVGGRVSD, encoded by the coding sequence ATGAGAAATACACGAGAAAGTTGGCATGGGAAATGGATTTCAACAGATTTTGCTACGGTATCTCAAGAGCCTGAATTTACATTAGAAGAAATGTTCTCTGGAAAAATTAAACTACAAGAGCCAATTGAAGAACGCCTTAATCCTAGTATTTATTTTAAAAAAATTTTTGAAGTCTCTAAATTGGTTCGTAAGGCACGTTTAATTATAACTTGTCAAGGAATTTATCAGGCTTATTTAAATGGAAAAAAAGTAACAGAGGCTATTTTTACTCCTGATTATACCGACTATAATGATTTTTTGATGTATCAAACTTATGATGTTACGGGTTTGCTAGTGGAAGGTATGAATACCTTAGCAATTGAAGTTGCAGATGGCTGGTTTGCTGGACGAATTAGTGTTCAGGGAGGTAGCATTCAATTTGGGAATCAATTGGCTTTGTTAGCTGATTTAGAAATCGATTTAGTTGACGGTGAGAAAGAGGTTATCGGAACAGATGAAAGTTTTACGTCGGGTACTGGAAAGCACTGTTATGCTGATATACAGATTGGTGAAAAACAGGATTTCAGACTGGATTCAAACTGGAAAACAAGTTATGAAAACCTATCTGGAAAGGTCTTTGAAATTGAAGCAGATTATGCTCGTTTGGCTCCTCAAGAAGGGCCACAAGTTTATCGAAAACAGTTTTTAGCTCCTAAGAAAATCTGGCATGAATCAGAGGATATTATTGTTGATTTTGGACAAGTTATTGCGGGACGTGTTCGTTTGGAATTAGCTCTAGAAAAAGATCAAGAAGTCATTTTAGAACATGCTGAAGTGCTTAATGAAGAGGGAAAGTTTTTCAAAAATATCATTGGTCGTAATAAAGATGCTACTGATATTTTCGTTGGAAATGGTAAAAAAGAGATTATGGAACCTGATTTTACTTTTCACGGTTTTCGTTATGTAAAAATTACAGGACTCAAAGAAATTCCAACTAATGCAATTCAAGCGGTAGCTATTTATTCGGACTTACCGGAGACTGGGTATTTCTTAACAAATGATTCGTTGGTTAATCAACTATTATCAAATATTCTTTGGAGTCAACGTGGTAATATGTTATCTATTCCAACAGATTGTCCACAACGTGAACGCGTTGGGTGGACAGGTGATATGCAAGTTTTTGCACCCTCATCGACATTTTATATGGATACTAATGCTTTTATTCGTCGTTGGTTAAGAAGTCTTCGTATTAATCAACGTCGCAATGGTGAAATTTTGGATTATTCACCAGCACCAGCTGATGCTCAAAAGAGTGTTGCTTTTACAGGATCTTATTCCTCAGCAGGGTGGGGAGATGCAATAATCATGGTTCCCTGGACACTATATGAGCGTTATGGAGATATTACTGTTCTTGAAGAAAACTACGATGCCATGCTTAAATGGTTTGATTTTGAACGAAAAAGTGCTGCAAGAGGTAAGAAAGGTGAGGCATGTTATATCTGGGATACAAAGTTTCATTACGGCGATTGGATGTTTCCAAGTTTTATGATGGATAATCCAAATCCGATGAAAACGGCTGAAGTGACAAAAGATATTGTTGCCACTATGTTTTTAGCACATTCAGCAGAACTCTTAGCGAACATCTCAGAAATTATTGGTAAGGATGTTAAACCTTTTAAAGACTATTGTCAAAAGGTAAAAACAGCTTTTAGCCACTATTTTATTACAACTAAAAACCAGTTGTGCAGTGACTTTCAAGGGTGTTATGTTTTAGCTTTAGCCTTTCATATGATTCCTGAACATATAAAATCTGATTTTGTAACACGGTTGGTAGAAAAAATTCACGAAAATGGTGATCGCTTGGATACTGGCTTTTTATCAATTCCTTACCTTTTAGATGTTCTTTGTGAGAACGGTTATCAAGAATTGGCAAAAACAATTTTCTTCCAAGATGCCTGCCCATCTTGGTTTTACGAAGTGAAGCAAGGAGCAACAACTATTTGGGAATCATGGGCTGGTATTCATCCGGATGGAAAAGTAGGGGCTTTTTCGTTTAATCACTATGCTTTTGGCTGTGTCTTGGATTGGATGATACGAGAAACTGTTGGGTTACATATTAGAAAATCAGGTTACCGAGCTATTACCATTAAACCAAGTGTAGAAATTGTTGAGAACTTTAACTTTAATTTTAAATCACCACAAGGCTCTATTTCTATTATCAAAGTAGGAAAAGATTGGAAAATAACAGTTCCTAAAGCAATTGATATGATAGTTGACTTAAGTAAGGTTGGTGGGAGAGTTAGTGATTAG
- the rhaA gene encoding L-rhamnose isomerase has translation MVSKETIEKAYEAAKARYAEVGVDTDAVLEKLQNVKISMHCWQGDDVRGFLTPDGELTGGIMSTGNYPGASHTPEELRADLEKAYSLIPGKHKLNLHAIYLDTDEAVDLNEIEPKHFEKWVRWAKEQEIGLDFNPTFFSHPMMRDGFTLSHPDKEVRDYWIEHGKRSRRIAEYFGKELGETCYTNFWVPDGFKDNPIDRLAPRKRLMESLDEIFSEEIDEEYNVDTVESKLFGLGAEAYTVGSHEFYMGYGLTRQKTILLDAGHFHPTEVISNKISSLALFSKRLMLHVSRPVRWDSDHVVIMDDELQEITKEIVRNDLLDRTAIGLDFFDGTINRIAAWVVGTRNTQKALLKAMLEPTQDLKDMENQFDFTSRLVLTEELKDFPYSDVWNYFCFKNNVPVGFDWFKEVKDYEAKILAERH, from the coding sequence ATGGTAAGTAAAGAAACAATTGAAAAAGCATATGAAGCAGCAAAAGCACGCTACGCAGAAGTAGGTGTTGATACGGATGCTGTTCTTGAAAAATTACAAAATGTTAAAATTTCAATGCACTGCTGGCAAGGCGATGATGTAAGAGGTTTCTTAACACCAGATGGTGAATTGACAGGCGGCATTATGTCAACTGGTAATTATCCAGGTGCTTCCCATACGCCGGAAGAATTGCGTGCTGATCTTGAGAAAGCTTATTCACTTATTCCAGGGAAACACAAACTTAATCTCCATGCGATTTACCTTGATACGGATGAAGCTGTGGATTTGAATGAAATTGAACCAAAACATTTTGAAAAATGGGTTAGGTGGGCTAAAGAGCAAGAAATTGGTCTTGATTTTAATCCAACATTTTTCTCACATCCAATGATGAGAGATGGGTTTACCCTTTCTCATCCCGACAAAGAAGTTCGTGATTATTGGATTGAGCATGGGAAACGTAGCCGTCGTATTGCAGAATATTTTGGTAAAGAGTTAGGTGAAACTTGTTATACTAATTTCTGGGTGCCAGATGGCTTTAAAGATAATCCGATTGATCGCTTGGCACCACGTAAGCGTCTTATGGAATCACTAGATGAAATCTTCTCTGAGGAAATTGATGAAGAATACAATGTTGACACCGTTGAAAGTAAATTATTTGGACTGGGTGCTGAAGCTTATACTGTGGGTTCTCATGAATTCTATATGGGATATGGTTTGACACGTCAGAAGACAATTTTGCTTGATGCAGGGCATTTTCATCCAACAGAAGTTATTTCTAATAAGATTTCTTCTCTTGCCTTATTTAGCAAACGTCTAATGCTTCATGTGTCTCGTCCAGTTCGTTGGGATTCTGACCATGTTGTGATTATGGATGATGAGTTACAAGAAATCACTAAGGAAATTGTTCGTAATGATTTGCTTGATCGTACAGCGATTGGTCTTGATTTCTTTGATGGTACAATTAACCGTATTGCTGCTTGGGTGGTTGGAACTCGTAATACCCAAAAAGCACTTTTAAAAGCCATGCTTGAACCAACACAAGATTTAAAGGATATGGAAAATCAATTTGATTTCACATCACGTTTAGTTCTGACAGAAGAATTAAAAGATTTTCCATATAGCGACGTTTGGAATTACTTCTGCTTTAAAAATAATGTGCCAGTTGGATTTGATTGGTTTAAAGAAGTCAAAGATTATGAAGCAAAAATTTTAGCAGAACGCCATTAA
- a CDS encoding protease inhibitor I42 family protein gives MSKRRKIIIVLVAFLGMVLVGLGIHFKPSSPKLTELGDYRVSTDEKTFEIDLASNSSTGYSWVASDVNSEAIALEGVTYHTYPSKSDNVGSGGYSQLTGKVTKSGKQSFKLTYCQDWDGGEKEMTYQVTINSTKNKISKIKLTEVSE, from the coding sequence ATGTCTAAAAGACGAAAAATCATTATTGTATTAGTCGCCTTTTTAGGAATGGTATTAGTCGGATTGGGAATTCATTTCAAACCAAGCTCTCCCAAGCTAACAGAACTTGGAGATTATCGTGTTAGTACAGATGAAAAGACCTTTGAAATTGATTTGGCTAGTAACAGCAGCACGGGATATTCTTGGGTAGCTAGTGATGTTAATAGCGAAGCTATTGCTTTAGAAGGTGTAACTTATCACACTTATCCAAGTAAATCAGATAACGTAGGTTCTGGCGGTTATAGTCAATTGACAGGAAAGGTGACAAAATCTGGAAAGCAATCTTTCAAGTTAACTTATTGTCAAGACTGGGACGGCGGCGAAAAAGAAATGACCTACCAAGTCACAATCAATAGCACAAAAAATAAAATAAGTAAGATTAAACTGACAGAAGTGTCAGAGTAA
- a CDS encoding AraC family transcriptional regulator — MDIKQLDNFLFELTQHEKNYQQNPFIQAFSDRMPRFNYQGKDIFYLNTSLANNFRQLPFFIRKQSRFVPVPEHIHDTIEINYVYHGSYTQVINGQQLTLKQGDLIIIDTGIPHQTDALGTDDIIISMLIKQDFFTKYFYTELAPDTLLSKFILRAISESNNHNQYLFFRSNHFQKLHYFFQELLCEYYSSEPLPFSENYLTNYLKLIFLELIRYYSVEDNGTTNANQQFMFDVMNYIDQNYKNCHLNQCANQLNYNSSYLSQHIKESTGKNFKTLVQEKRLSISLVLLQQTQKSIRDITLDVGFSNLNQFYKVFKKQYHMTPAEYRIKK, encoded by the coding sequence ATGGACATAAAACAATTAGATAACTTTCTATTTGAACTAACACAACACGAAAAAAATTATCAACAGAACCCTTTTATACAAGCTTTTTCAGATAGAATGCCACGCTTCAACTATCAAGGAAAAGATATTTTTTATTTGAATACGTCTCTAGCTAACAATTTTAGACAGCTACCATTTTTTATTCGAAAACAAAGCCGTTTTGTTCCTGTCCCTGAACACATTCATGACACCATTGAAATTAACTATGTTTACCATGGGAGCTATACGCAAGTAATTAATGGACAGCAACTCACTTTAAAACAAGGAGATTTAATTATTATTGACACAGGTATACCACATCAAACCGATGCCCTTGGGACAGATGACATTATTATTAGTATGTTGATAAAACAAGATTTTTTTACAAAGTACTTTTATACTGAACTAGCTCCAGATACGCTACTATCTAAATTTATCCTTCGAGCCATTTCAGAAAGTAACAATCATAATCAGTATCTCTTTTTTAGGAGTAATCATTTTCAAAAATTACATTATTTTTTCCAAGAACTATTATGTGAATACTATTCATCAGAGCCTCTCCCTTTTTCCGAAAACTATCTGACAAACTACTTAAAACTAATTTTCTTAGAACTTATTCGTTATTATTCTGTTGAAGACAATGGAACGACAAATGCTAATCAGCAATTTATGTTTGATGTTATGAATTACATTGACCAAAATTATAAAAATTGTCATTTAAATCAGTGTGCTAACCAGTTAAATTACAATAGTAGCTACCTTAGCCAACACATTAAGGAAAGTACAGGTAAAAACTTTAAGACACTCGTTCAAGAAAAACGCCTATCTATCAGTCTTGTCTTACTCCAACAGACTCAAAAATCTATACGAGACATTACTCTTGACGTCGGCTTTTCAAACCTCAACCAATTTTATAAAGTATTTAAAAAACAATACCATATGACTCCAGCTGAATATCGAATAAAAAAATGA
- the rhaD gene encoding rhamnulose-1-phosphate aldolase: MTKFVESSFVKDMRDVTRESYLRYWDERNGGNVSYRLTAEEVEDFEDVADVKRTYELGFDASALAGYYYLVTGTGCHFRNVYGNPERDLGLVKISEDGKSYDIVWGFEAGGRPTSEFPSHLMSHIERLKVNPEQRVVFHCHPTNLIALSFTQELSERHLSRLLWKMQAESIVVFPEGVGVIPYMTPGTNEIGEATATKMADYQAVLWPHHGLFASGISLDDTYGLVEVLEKAAMIFSQIGVQGGNIKQAITDKQLQEIADYFHVTPHEGFLN, from the coding sequence ATGACAAAATTTGTAGAATCATCATTTGTAAAAGACATGCGCGATGTCACACGAGAATCTTATCTTCGATATTGGGATGAACGCAATGGTGGTAATGTTTCTTATCGTTTGACAGCTGAGGAAGTGGAAGATTTTGAAGATGTAGCAGACGTTAAACGAACTTATGAGCTTGGTTTTGACGCTTCAGCTTTAGCAGGTTACTATTACCTTGTTACGGGGACCGGTTGTCATTTTAGAAATGTCTATGGCAATCCAGAACGTGATCTTGGTTTGGTAAAAATCTCTGAAGATGGTAAATCTTATGATATTGTTTGGGGATTTGAAGCAGGTGGACGTCCAACATCAGAATTTCCAAGTCATTTGATGAGTCATATTGAACGATTGAAAGTTAATCCAGAACAGCGTGTTGTTTTCCATTGTCATCCAACAAATTTGATTGCTTTATCATTTACACAAGAATTATCAGAACGTCACTTATCACGTCTACTATGGAAAATGCAAGCAGAATCAATTGTTGTCTTTCCAGAAGGAGTCGGTGTGATTCCTTATATGACGCCAGGAACAAATGAAATTGGTGAAGCTACAGCTACTAAAATGGCAGATTATCAAGCTGTTCTTTGGCCACATCATGGTCTCTTTGCCTCAGGAATATCATTAGACGACACTTATGGTTTAGTTGAAGTGCTGGAAAAAGCTGCCATGATTTTCTCACAAATTGGCGTTCAAGGTGGAAATATTAAACAAGCCATTACAGATAAACAGTTACAAGAAATTGCTGACTACTTCCACGTAACGCCACACGAAGGTTTCCTAAATTAA